One stretch of Halichoerus grypus chromosome 8, mHalGry1.hap1.1, whole genome shotgun sequence DNA includes these proteins:
- the DUOXA1 gene encoding dual oxidase maturation factor 1: MATLGHTFPFYVGHKPIFPMDTTLAVVITIFVTALVTFIIILPGIRGKMRLFWLLRVVTSLFIGAVILAVNFSSEWFVGQVSTNISYKAFSSEWISADVGLQVGLGGLNITLKGTPVQQLNETINYNEEFTWRLGKNYAKEYTKALEKGLPDPVLYLAEKFTPNSPCGLHGQYRLAGHYTSAMLWVAFLCWLLANVMLSMPVLVYGGHMLLATGIFQLLGLLFFSTATSLTPPCALHLGTATLHTHHGPAFWITLTTGLLCMLLGLAMAVAHRMQPQRLKAFFNQSTGEDPSLEWNPEEGGLLSPRYRSTAESPEPQDILLLEASSEAWCKEEHHRESDCAL; this comes from the exons ATGGCTACTTTGGGACACACATTCCCCTTCTATGTGGGCCACAAGCCGATCTTCCCAATGGACACCACCTTGGCCGTCGTCATTACCATCTTTGTGACCGCACTGGTCACCTTCATCATCATCCTGCCTGGCATTCGGGGCAAGATG AGGCTGTTCTGGCTGTTGCGGGTGGTGACCAGCTTATTCATTGGGGCTGTGATCCTGG ctGTGAATTTCAGTTCTGAGTGGTTCGTGGGCCAGGTCAGCACCAACATATCATACAAAGCCTTCAGTTCCGAATGGATCAGCGCTGATGTGGGGCTGCAGGTTGGTCTGGGAGGACTCAACATTACACTCAAAG GGACCCCAGTGCAACAGCTGAATGAGACCATCAATTATAATGAGGAGTTCACCTGGCGCCTAGGCAAGAACTATGCTAAGGAGTATACAAAGGCACTGGAGAAGGGGCTGCCGGACCCCGTGCTCTACCTGGCTGAGAAGTTCACCCCGAACAGTCCATGTGGTCTGCATGGCCAGTACCGCCTGGCAGGACACTACACCTCAGCCATGCTCTG GGTGGCATTCCTCTGCTGGCTGCTGGCCAATGTGATGCTGTCCATGCCCGTGCTGGTCTATGGTGGCCACATGCTGCTGGCCACAGGCATCTTCCAGCTGTTGGGACTGCTCTTCTTCTCCACGGCCACATCACTCACACCACCCTGTGCCCTGCACCTGGGTACTGCTACGCTGCACACTCACCATGGGCCTGCCTTCTGGATCACATTGACCACAG GACTGCTTTGTATGCTGCTCGGCCTGGCCATGGCAGTGGCCCACAGGATGCAGCCCCAAAGGCTGAAGGCTTTCTTCAACCAGAGTACAGGGGAGGATCCTTCACTGGAGTGGAATCCTGAGGAAGGGGGACTCCTGAGCCCCAGATACCGGTCCACAGCTGAGAGTCCTGAGCCCCAGGACATTCTTCTGTTAGAGGCTTCTTCTGAGGCATGGTGTAAGGAGGAGCATCACAGAGAGTCTGACTGTGCCCTATAA
- the DUOXA2 gene encoding dual oxidase maturation factor 2 produces MTLWNGELPFYPQPRHAPGFSVPLLIVILVFLALAASFLLILPGIRGHSRWFWLVRVLLSLFIGAEIVAVHFSAQWSVGGMNTNTSYKAFSAARVSAHVGLHVGLEGINITLTGTPVQQLNETIDYNEHFKWRLGENYAEEYSEALKKGLPDPVLYLAEKFTPSSPCGLYRQYRLAGHYASATLWVAFCFWLLSNALLSMPVPLYGGLALLTTGAFTLFSIFAFASVSSVQLCPLRLGSSTLTTHYGAAFWVTLATGILCLLLGVAVVSLHYSRPSALRTFLDGSGKDYGSQAKGNLPLILNNPLHKQFGALDLTTSTNL; encoded by the exons ATGACTCTGTGGAATGGTGAGCTGCCTTTCTACCCCCAGCCCCGGCATGCCCCCGGCTTCAGCGTCCCGTTGCTCATCGTCATTCTGGTGTTCTTGGCCTTGGCCGCCAGCTTCCTGCTCATCTTGCCTGGGATTCGTGGTCACTCG CGCTGGTTCTGGCTGGTGAGAGTTCTTCTCAGTCTGTTCATAGGCGCGGAAATTGTGG CCGTGCACTTTAGCGCACAATGGTCAGTGGGTGGGATGAACACCAACACATCCTACAAGGCCTTCAGTGCAGCAAGGGTCAGCGCTCACGTTGGTCTCCACGTCGGCCTGGAGGGAATTAATATTACACTCACAG GGACCCCGGTGCAGCAGTTGAACGAGACCATAGACTACAACGAGCACTTCAAATGGCGTCTGGGTGAGAACTACGCCGAGGAGTACTCGGAGGCACTGAAGAAGGGGCTGCCCGATCCAGTTCTCTACTTGGCGGAGAAGTTCACCCCGAGCAGCCCGTGCGGGCTCTACCGCCAGTACCGCCTGGCGGGACACTACGCGTCCGCCACGCTGTG GGTGGCGTTCTGCTTCTGGCTCCTCTCCAACGCGCTGCTCTCCATGCCGGTCCCGCTCTACGGAGGCCTGGCGCTCCTGACCACCGGCGCCTTCACGCTCTTCTCCATCTTCGCCTTCGCCTCCGTCTCCAGCGTGCAGCTCTGCCCGCTCCGCCTCGGCTCCTCCACGCTCACCACTCACTACGGCGCCGCCTTTTGGGTCACCCTGGCCACCG GCATCCTGTGCCTCCTCCTCGGAGTGGCGGTGGTGAGTCTCCACTACTCTCGACCCAGCGCTCTCCGCACCTTCTTGGACGGAAGTGGCAAGGACTATGGTAGCCAGGCGAAAGGGAACTTGCCTCTCATCCTGAACAACCCACTGCATAAGCAGTTCGGAGCCCTGGACTTAACGACTAGTACTAACCTTTGA